In the Pygocentrus nattereri isolate fPygNat1 chromosome 19, fPygNat1.pri, whole genome shotgun sequence genome, one interval contains:
- the LOC108427134 gene encoding nucleolar protein 9 isoform X2 produces the protein MVDKMATKGQMYYSEKGQQKMREHGQSEEGGGNRKLLDKMSVGYFRRVTDQLSEEFPDDVERGLFVKNVLSEVKGKADLVAMDRIGSVALQKLLALAQPTQVGEVLAELGGETGSEFKTVSCDRCGGHVIESALKQMVRWTDTPSEESSQTEEETDAGNCGMLEAQVLSLCRVVRENIVEFIKDTHGTHVVRTLLHVLAGCSTQDQSDTRPAKKQKKAEPELTDFEVPVSFWWELKYLSDTLMENVKVCVANFTASAALQTLLVVCHRKRPILGKKLNKGIMAYLTSFSSAPGVSPLLVFMKDKVCSRLIQTVFQFSSKVQLRDTYKNHLRKQLMPLALHEFANFTIQTLIAVSVKYKMFLKVFDELAEGFEAILAAGHLGVIVQLVESCAQREERQAKVLQLLFQAFHCDEPATRHLSCLPLFLSILAYEVYYNSESAEGDVAPQRPLSICYHGSRLVQALASFKDRSILMNSLHSLSPADLLTLGTDPAGSHAMQALIISCSDKGKGKMLRKLEGLYTQLACSRYGSRLLEAMWNSATISQKQSIAEQLVPSETQLRSDQFARHVWGKFGLMHFQKRRAAWLELQTGESKKRKMFSDILD, from the exons ATGGTGGATAAGATGGCAACAAAGGGTCAGATGTATTATAGTGAGAAAGGACAACAGAAGATGAGGGAGCACGGTCAGAGTGAGGAAGGTGGTGGAAATAGAAAGCTCCTGGATAAGATGTCAGTGGGCTACTTCCGCCGTGTCACTGACCAACTAAGTGAAGAATTCCCAGATGATGTAGAGCGAG GTCTGTTTGTAAAGAATGTTCTGTCAGAGGTGAAGGGAAAAGCTGACCTTGTTGCGATGGATAGGATAGGCAGTGTGGCTCTCCAGAAGCTGCTGGCGCTGGCTCAGCCCACTCAGGTGGGAGAGGTTCTCGCTGAACTGGGTGGAGAGACAGGTTCGGAGTTTAAGACTGTGTCATGTGACCGGTGTGGTGGTCATGTCATAGAAAGCGCCCTCAAGCAGATGGTCAGGTGGACAG ACACACCCTCAGAAGAGAGCTCACAAACTGAAGAAGAAACTGATGCAGGGAACTGTGGGATGCTGGAGGCTCAGGTGCTATCTCTGTGTCGAGTAGTAAGGGAAAATATTGTGGAGTTCATCAAAGACACTCATGGAACTCATGTCGTACGAACTCTCCTACATGTCCTTGCAGGCTGTTCAACTCAGGATCAGTCTGATACTCGTCCAG ctaaaaagcagaaaaaagccGAACCTGAACTAACAGATTTTGAAGTGCCAGTATCTTTTTGGTGGGAGCTAAAATACCTTTCAGACACACTTATGGAAAATGTCAAAG TGTGTGTCGCCAATTTCACTGCCAGCGCTGCGCTTCAGACACTGCTGGTGGTCTGTCACAGGAAGAGACCCATTCTGGGCAAGAAGCTAAACAAAGGCATCATGGCATACCTGACATCTTTCAGCTCAGCTCCTGGTGTCAG TCCGCTCTTAGTGTTTATGAAGGACAAGGTGTGCAGTCGTCTTATCCAGACAGTGTTTCAGTTCTCTAGTAAAGTCCAGCTCCGGGATACCTACAAGAACCATCTCAGGAAACAACTGATGCCGCTGGCGCTTCATGAGTTCGCAAACTTCACCATCCAGACCTTGATAGCAGTCTCAGTCAAATACAAAATG TTCCTGAAAGTGTTTGATGAGCTGGCAGAGGGGTTTGAAGCTATACTGGCTGCAGGGCACTTGGGTGTCATAGTGCAGCTAGTGGAAAGCTGTGCGCAGAGAGAAGAGCGGCAGGCTAAGGTGCTGCAGCTTCTCTTCCAG GCTTTTCACTGCGATGAGCCCGCTACACGGCATCTCTCTTGCCTCCCCCTCTTCCTGTCCATACTGGCGTATGAGGTCTACTACAACTCTGAGTCAGCAGAGGGCGATGTGGCACCTCAG CGCCCCCTCTCGATCTGCTATCATGGCTCCCGCCTTGTCCAAGCACTGGCCTCTTTCAAAGACCGCTCCATCCTGATGAACAGCCTTCACAGCCTGAGTCCTGCTGATCTGCTGACCCTGGGCACTGACCCTGCGGGCAGCCACGCCATGCAAGCCTTGATCATATCATGCAGTGATAAAGGCAAGGGAAAGATGTTGAGGAAGCTAGAG GGGTTGTACACACAGTTAGCCTGCTCCCGATATGGCAGTCGTCTGTTGGAAGCCATGTGGAACAGCGCCACCATCAGTCAAAAACAGAGCATTGCGGAGCAGCTGG
- the LOC108427134 gene encoding nucleolar protein 9 isoform X1, translated as MVDKMATKGQMYYSEKGQQKMREHGQSEEGGGNRKLLDKMSVGYFRRVTDQLSEEFPDDVERGLFVKNVLSEVKGKADLVAMDRIGSVALQKLLALAQPTQVGEVLAELGGETGSEFKTVSCDRCGGHVIESALKQMVRWTEDTPSEESSQTEEETDAGNCGMLEAQVLSLCRVVRENIVEFIKDTHGTHVVRTLLHVLAGCSTQDQSDTRPAKKQKKAEPELTDFEVPVSFWWELKYLSDTLMENVKVCVANFTASAALQTLLVVCHRKRPILGKKLNKGIMAYLTSFSSAPGVSPLLVFMKDKVCSRLIQTVFQFSSKVQLRDTYKNHLRKQLMPLALHEFANFTIQTLIAVSVKYKMFLKVFDELAEGFEAILAAGHLGVIVQLVESCAQREERQAKVLQLLFQAFHCDEPATRHLSCLPLFLSILAYEVYYNSESAEGDVAPQRPLSICYHGSRLVQALASFKDRSILMNSLHSLSPADLLTLGTDPAGSHAMQALIISCSDKGKGKMLRKLEGLYTQLACSRYGSRLLEAMWNSATISQKQSIAEQLVPSETQLRSDQFARHVWGKFGLMHFQKRRAAWLELQTGESKKRKMFSDILD; from the exons ATGGTGGATAAGATGGCAACAAAGGGTCAGATGTATTATAGTGAGAAAGGACAACAGAAGATGAGGGAGCACGGTCAGAGTGAGGAAGGTGGTGGAAATAGAAAGCTCCTGGATAAGATGTCAGTGGGCTACTTCCGCCGTGTCACTGACCAACTAAGTGAAGAATTCCCAGATGATGTAGAGCGAG GTCTGTTTGTAAAGAATGTTCTGTCAGAGGTGAAGGGAAAAGCTGACCTTGTTGCGATGGATAGGATAGGCAGTGTGGCTCTCCAGAAGCTGCTGGCGCTGGCTCAGCCCACTCAGGTGGGAGAGGTTCTCGCTGAACTGGGTGGAGAGACAGGTTCGGAGTTTAAGACTGTGTCATGTGACCGGTGTGGTGGTCATGTCATAGAAAGCGCCCTCAAGCAGATGGTCAGGTGGACAG AAGACACACCCTCAGAAGAGAGCTCACAAACTGAAGAAGAAACTGATGCAGGGAACTGTGGGATGCTGGAGGCTCAGGTGCTATCTCTGTGTCGAGTAGTAAGGGAAAATATTGTGGAGTTCATCAAAGACACTCATGGAACTCATGTCGTACGAACTCTCCTACATGTCCTTGCAGGCTGTTCAACTCAGGATCAGTCTGATACTCGTCCAG ctaaaaagcagaaaaaagccGAACCTGAACTAACAGATTTTGAAGTGCCAGTATCTTTTTGGTGGGAGCTAAAATACCTTTCAGACACACTTATGGAAAATGTCAAAG TGTGTGTCGCCAATTTCACTGCCAGCGCTGCGCTTCAGACACTGCTGGTGGTCTGTCACAGGAAGAGACCCATTCTGGGCAAGAAGCTAAACAAAGGCATCATGGCATACCTGACATCTTTCAGCTCAGCTCCTGGTGTCAG TCCGCTCTTAGTGTTTATGAAGGACAAGGTGTGCAGTCGTCTTATCCAGACAGTGTTTCAGTTCTCTAGTAAAGTCCAGCTCCGGGATACCTACAAGAACCATCTCAGGAAACAACTGATGCCGCTGGCGCTTCATGAGTTCGCAAACTTCACCATCCAGACCTTGATAGCAGTCTCAGTCAAATACAAAATG TTCCTGAAAGTGTTTGATGAGCTGGCAGAGGGGTTTGAAGCTATACTGGCTGCAGGGCACTTGGGTGTCATAGTGCAGCTAGTGGAAAGCTGTGCGCAGAGAGAAGAGCGGCAGGCTAAGGTGCTGCAGCTTCTCTTCCAG GCTTTTCACTGCGATGAGCCCGCTACACGGCATCTCTCTTGCCTCCCCCTCTTCCTGTCCATACTGGCGTATGAGGTCTACTACAACTCTGAGTCAGCAGAGGGCGATGTGGCACCTCAG CGCCCCCTCTCGATCTGCTATCATGGCTCCCGCCTTGTCCAAGCACTGGCCTCTTTCAAAGACCGCTCCATCCTGATGAACAGCCTTCACAGCCTGAGTCCTGCTGATCTGCTGACCCTGGGCACTGACCCTGCGGGCAGCCACGCCATGCAAGCCTTGATCATATCATGCAGTGATAAAGGCAAGGGAAAGATGTTGAGGAAGCTAGAG GGGTTGTACACACAGTTAGCCTGCTCCCGATATGGCAGTCGTCTGTTGGAAGCCATGTGGAACAGCGCCACCATCAGTCAAAAACAGAGCATTGCGGAGCAGCTGG